The Melopsittacus undulatus isolate bMelUnd1 chromosome 12, bMelUnd1.mat.Z, whole genome shotgun sequence genome has a segment encoding these proteins:
- the MTHFR gene encoding methylenetetrahydrofolate reductase (NADPH) isoform X2 codes for MDTRFDRMGAGGPLFIDVTWHPAGDPGSDKETSSMIIANTAVNYCGLETILHMTCCNQTRDDITGHLQKAKRLGLKNIMALRGDPAGEEWEEEVDGFNYAIDLVKHIRNEFDDYFDICVAGYPKGHPEAESYEADLRHLKEKVFAGADFIITQLFFRSETFLKFMKDCQAIGITCPIIPGIFPIQGYHSLRQLVKLSKLEVPQEIKDVIEPIKDNDAAIRNYGVELAVSMCRELLDSGMVHGLHFYTLNREVATTEVLKRLGIWKEDPRRPLPWAVSAHPKRRVEDVRPIFWASRPKSYIYRTQEWDDFPNGRWGNSSSPAFGELKDYYLFYLKSKSPREELLKMWGEELTGEESVFEVFTCYITGEPNKNGHKVTCMPWNDDPLATETNLLKEQLEKVNRRGILTINSQPNINGKPSTDPIVGWGPSGGYVFQKAYLEFFASSEIVTALLKVLKKYELRVNYHIVNVKGENITNAPDLQPNAVTWGIFPGREIIQPTVVDPVSFLSWKDEAFALWIEQWAKLYEEESPSRMIIQYIHDNYYLVNLVDNDFPLENCLWQVVDDTFELLNSQTQQ; via the exons GTTTGACCGCATGGGAGCAGGTGGTCCACTCTTCATTGATGTGACGTGGCACCCTGCAGGGGATCCGGGATCTGACAAGGAAACCTCTTCCATGATTATTGCCAACACTGCAGTCAACTACTGTGGCCTGGAGACCATCCTGCACATGACATGCTGCAATCAAACTAGGGATGATATCACAGGGCATCTGCAGAAGGCCAAGAGGCTTGGGTTGAAGAACATCATGGCCTTGCGTGGAG ATCCTGCTGGTGAGGAGTGGGAGGAAGAAGTAGATGGTTTCAACTATGCCATTGACCTGGTTAAGCACATTCGCAATGAATTTGATGATTACTTTGACATCTGTGTGGCAG GCTATCCCAAAGGTCATCCTGAAGCAGAGAGCTATGAGGCAGACTTGAGGCACCTGAAGGAGAAAGTCTTTGCTGGGGCAGACTTCATCATTACGCAGCTTTTCTTCCGATCAGAAACCTTTCTCAAGTTCATGAAGGACTGTCAAGCCATTGGCATCACCTGCCCCATTATTCCTGGCATCTTCCCCATACAG GGTTACCACTCCCTGCGCCAGCTGGTGAAGCTCTCCAAGCTGGAAGTGCCTCAAGAGATCAAAGATGTGATTGAACCCATCAAGGACAACGATGCAGCTATCCGGAACTATGGGGTGGAGCTGGCAGTGTCCATGTGCCGGGAGCTGTTGGATAGTGGCATGGTGCACGGGCTCCATTTCTACACCCTCAATCGGGAAGTGGCTACTACCGAAGTCCTGAAGCGCCTGGGCATATGGAAGGAGGACCCCAG GCGGCCTCTGCCCTGGGCAGTGAGTGCTCACCCCAAGAGAAGAGTTGAAGATGTTCGGCCAATCTTCTGGGCCTCCAGGCCAAAGAGTTACATCTATCGAACTCAAGAGTGGGATGACTTCCCCAATGGCCGATG GGGTaactcctcctccccagccttTGGGGAACTGAAGGACTATTACCTCTTTTACCTGAAGAGCAAGTCTCCTCGGGAGGAGCTCCTGAAGATGTGGGGAGAAGAGCTGACTGGTGAGGAAAGCGTCTTTGAGGTGTTCACATGTTACATCACTGGAGAACCCAACAAGAATGGGCACAAG GTTACGTGTATGCCTTGGAACGATGACCCTCTTGCTACAGAAACCAACCTTCTGAaggagcagctggagaaggTTAACAGACGAGGAATCCTGACCATCAACTCCCAGCCAAACATCAATGGGAAACCGTCCACAGACCCCATTGTCGGCTGGGGGCCCAGTGGGGGCTATGTTTTCCAAAAG GCATACCTGGAGTTCTTCGCCTCCAGCGAGATCGTCACGGCATTGCTCAAGGTGCTGAAGAAGTATGAGTTGCGAGTGAACTACCACATCGTCAATGTCAAG GGCGAGAATATCACCAATGCTCCAGACCTGCAACCCAATGCTGTCACCTGGGGCATCTTCCCAGGCAGGGAGATCATCCAGCCCACTGTAGTGGACCCTGTAAGCTTCCTCTCCTGGAAG GATGAGGCCTTTGCACTGTGGATTGAGCAATGGGCCAAGCTCTATGAAGAGGAGTCACCCTCTCGCATGATCATCCAGTACATTCATGACAACTACTACTTGGTCAATCTGGTGGACAATGACTTCCCACTGGAAAACTGCCTCTGGCAGGTTGTGGATGATACTTTTGAGTTGTTGAACTCTCAGACTCAGCAGTGA